In the genome of Mycoplasmopsis pulmonis, one region contains:
- a CDS encoding HPr family phosphocarrier protein, translated as MEQFKAKIIDPIGLHARPASLLTKEASKYKSNISLLYKDRQANLKSIMNIMALGVKEGAEIEVKADGEDEKEAINAIKAVMVDNKII; from the coding sequence ATGGAACAATTCAAAGCAAAAATTATTGATCCAATTGGTTTGCATGCAAGACCTGCTTCATTACTTACAAAAGAAGCTTCTAAATACAAATCAAACATTAGCTTACTTTACAAAGACAGACAAGCAAATTTAAAGTCTATTATGAATATTATGGCTCTAGGTGTTAAAGAGGGAGCTGAAATTGAAGTTAAAGCTGATGGAGAAGATGAAAAAGAGGCAATCAACGCCATCAAAGCAGTTATGGTTGATAATAAAATTATCTAA
- a CDS encoding RbsD/FucU domain-containing protein — MYNQDFQIINTTLNETLSRIQTNQKIVVCDPYFPIPVGANILDLSLIANVPSFKQLMFLIIENLHIKALVLSNEIKEHNYDYLAYLISSKLPISLSNNFEEFKYLSSQNDVVLYVRVGELTPFSNTIVVAGKA; from the coding sequence ATGTACAATCAAGATTTTCAAATAATAAATACAACATTAAATGAGACATTATCTAGAATACAAACCAATCAAAAAATAGTTGTTTGCGATCCTTATTTTCCTATTCCCGTGGGAGCTAATATCCTAGATCTTTCCCTTATTGCTAATGTTCCTAGTTTTAAACAACTTATGTTTTTGATTATTGAAAATCTTCATATCAAAGCATTAGTTTTATCTAATGAAATTAAAGAACATAACTATGATTATTTAGCATATTTAATTTCTAGTAAACTTCCAATTTCTCTAAGTAATAACTTTGAAGAATTTAAATATCTTTCTAGCCAAAATGATGTTGTACTTTATGTTAGAGTTGGTGAATTAACTCCTTTTTCAAACACAATTGTTGTTGCTGGAAAAGCATAA
- a CDS encoding 3-keto-L-gulonate-6-phosphate decarboxylase UlaD, translating to MNKRPMLQIALDNLTIESAIEDAKKASKYLDVIEVGTILISSEGKKAIKEIVKAFPDKIIVADGKVADAGKIFGQMFFSQGAHFTTAICAAEVETMAQLLAVAKEYDPNNDVQIELTSNFSWDQAKSWAQRGIKQAVWHRSRDAQAAGAKWSKNDLDSIKKLIDLGFKVTVTGGIEVDDIKFFKDLPIYIFIAGRSIRDAKNPEQAAKDFQDEIRKYWP from the coding sequence ATGAATAAAAGACCAATGCTTCAAATTGCCTTGGACAATTTAACTATTGAAAGTGCCATTGAAGATGCCAAAAAAGCTAGTAAATACTTAGATGTTATTGAAGTAGGAACAATTTTAATTTCCTCTGAAGGAAAAAAAGCAATCAAAGAAATTGTCAAAGCTTTTCCTGACAAAATTATAGTAGCTGATGGAAAAGTAGCTGATGCTGGAAAGATTTTTGGACAGATGTTTTTTTCTCAAGGAGCTCATTTTACAACTGCTATTTGTGCAGCTGAAGTTGAGACAATGGCCCAACTTTTAGCAGTTGCCAAAGAATATGATCCTAATAATGATGTTCAAATCGAACTAACTAGCAACTTTAGTTGAGATCAAGCTAAGTCTTGGGCTCAAAGAGGAATCAAACAAGCTGTTTGACATCGCTCTCGAGATGCTCAAGCAGCTGGAGCTAAATGGTCTAAAAACGATCTTGATTCAATCAAAAAGCTAATTGATTTAGGTTTTAAAGTAACTGTTACTGGTGGAATTGAAGTTGATGACATTAAATTTTTTAAAGACCTTCCAATCTATATTTTTATAGCAGGAAGAAGCATTAGAGATGCTAAAAACCCAGAGCAAGCTGCAAAGGATTTTCAAGATGAAATTAGAAAATACTGACCTTAA
- a CDS encoding PTS sugar transporter subunit IIA: MSKINLLENLKKNDSITLNVEVSSWQEAIYEGCRVLIEKKLITKDYYNAIIESTLKNGPYYIISDNLAMPHAQMNRGVFDNCFSLVTLKKPIFFEGDSRPVRILITLAATSAEIHTSEALPRIVAIFEDPANIEKIMNAQNKEEIIDLISKIDFTKYIF, encoded by the coding sequence ATGTCAAAAATTAATTTATTAGAAAACCTAAAGAAAAATGACTCAATTACTTTAAACGTTGAAGTTTCTTCTTGACAAGAGGCTATATATGAAGGGTGCAGAGTCTTAATTGAAAAAAAATTAATTACAAAAGACTACTACAATGCCATTATTGAAAGTACTTTAAAAAATGGTCCTTACTATATTATCTCTGATAATTTAGCTATGCCTCATGCACAAATGAATCGCGGTGTTTTTGACAATTGCTTTTCTTTGGTAACTTTAAAAAAACCAATCTTTTTTGAAGGTGATTCTCGGCCTGTTAGAATTTTAATTACTCTAGCTGCAACCTCAGCTGAAATTCATACCTCAGAGGCTCTTCCGCGAATTGTTGCTATCTTTGAAGATCCAGCAAATATTGAAAAAATCATGAATGCCCAAAACAAAGAAGAAATTATAGATTTAATTTCAAAGATTGATTTTACAAAATATATTTTTTAA
- the ptsP gene encoding phosphoenolpyruvate--protein phosphotransferase, producing the protein MELKGIGASRGIAIAKVFRILEDEIEIPKNSLGVEKETENFKKTCEKILNELKEIEKKLLISKPEEAAIFQAHQDIASDPVMQEEIIDLIKNNKSAMQAVDEVYQRYSELFESMDDEYMRERASDIKDIKKKMLYSLAGKEILDLSKINQEVIIVAHDLTPSQTVQLNKKYVKGFATNIGGATSHSAIMARSLNIPSVVGLKNILEMTKDGDILAIDGMGESVVINPDQKTLKIYEEKLLKHQEFLKILQNFKNKPSLTKDGHKVEIAANIGSPKDMEDVIENDAEAVGLFRSEFLYMDNSNWPSEEEQFQEYAKTIKAFKDKNKKTIIRTLDIGGDKTLNYFAFPKELNPFLGYRAIRFTLEHEQIFKDQIRAIIRASFFGKVGVMFPMITNVDEFLKAKEMFEKEYQLLKDEKQEIGKREDIELGLMIETPAAAVLSDKFSKYADFLSIGTNDLIQYSMAADRMNEKISYLYQPLNPSILKLIKLTIDGGHKHGKWVGMCGEMAGNPEAIPVLLGLGLDEFSMSASNVLQSRELISRLSYQQMKELAQKALECEREQEVKELYKNIK; encoded by the coding sequence ATGGAACTAAAAGGAATTGGAGCATCAAGAGGAATTGCAATTGCTAAAGTTTTTAGAATTCTAGAAGATGAAATTGAAATTCCAAAAAACTCATTAGGTGTTGAAAAAGAAACAGAAAACTTTAAAAAAACTTGTGAAAAAATTTTAAATGAGCTTAAAGAAATTGAAAAAAAACTGTTAATTTCAAAACCAGAAGAGGCAGCTATTTTTCAAGCTCATCAAGATATTGCAAGTGATCCTGTTATGCAAGAGGAAATTATTGATCTTATCAAAAATAATAAAAGTGCAATGCAAGCTGTTGATGAGGTTTATCAAAGATATAGTGAGCTTTTTGAATCTATGGATGATGAATATATGAGAGAAAGAGCCTCTGATATTAAAGACATCAAAAAGAAAATGCTTTATTCACTAGCGGGTAAAGAAATTTTGGATCTTTCTAAAATTAACCAGGAAGTTATTATTGTAGCTCATGATTTAACTCCTTCACAAACAGTGCAATTAAACAAAAAATATGTTAAGGGATTTGCAACTAATATTGGAGGAGCAACTAGTCATAGTGCTATTATGGCAAGGTCTTTAAATATCCCTTCAGTTGTTGGTCTAAAAAACATTTTAGAAATGACCAAAGATGGTGACATTTTAGCAATTGATGGAATGGGTGAAAGTGTTGTTATTAACCCTGATCAAAAAACTCTAAAAATCTATGAAGAAAAACTTTTAAAGCACCAGGAGTTTTTAAAAATTTTACAAAATTTCAAAAACAAACCCTCTCTTACAAAAGATGGTCACAAAGTTGAAATTGCAGCTAATATTGGCTCACCAAAAGACATGGAAGATGTCATCGAAAATGACGCTGAAGCAGTTGGTCTTTTTAGAAGTGAATTTTTATATATGGATAATTCCAACTGACCTTCTGAAGAAGAGCAGTTTCAAGAATATGCAAAGACTATAAAAGCTTTCAAAGATAAAAATAAAAAAACCATAATTAGAACTTTAGACATAGGTGGAGATAAAACTCTAAATTACTTTGCTTTTCCAAAAGAGTTAAATCCATTTTTAGGATATCGAGCAATTCGTTTTACACTAGAGCATGAACAAATTTTTAAAGATCAAATTAGAGCCATAATTAGAGCTAGTTTCTTTGGAAAAGTAGGTGTGATGTTTCCAATGATTACCAACGTTGATGAATTTTTAAAAGCCAAAGAAATGTTTGAAAAAGAATATCAACTTTTAAAAGATGAAAAGCAAGAAATTGGAAAAAGAGAAGATATTGAACTAGGTTTAATGATTGAAACTCCAGCTGCTGCAGTGCTTAGTGATAAATTTTCAAAATATGCAGATTTTCTTTCAATTGGTACCAATGATTTAATTCAATATTCAATGGCAGCTGATAGGATGAATGAAAAAATTTCATATTTATATCAACCTTTAAATCCTTCAATTTTAAAGTTAATTAAACTAACAATTGATGGAGGGCACAAACACGGAAAATGAGTTGGTATGTGTGGAGAGATGGCAGGAAATCCTGAGGCTATTCCAGTTCTTTTAGGACTAGGTCTTGATGAATTTTCAATGTCAGCTTCAAATGTTTTACAATCAAGAGAGTTAATTTCTAGACTTTCATATCAACAAATGAAAGAGCTAGCTCAAAAAGCTCTAGAATGCGAAAGAGAACAAGAAGTTAAAGAGCTTTACAAAAATATCAAATAA
- a CDS encoding L-ribulose-5-phosphate 3-epimerase has translation MKLENTDLNKPLVGIYEKALNNKFSFEEKIIIAKEAGFDFIEFSVDESDEKLARLDWDEKTIAQIRALLTKHDFSFNSMTLSAHRRFPFGSKDEQNVKRANEIMLKAIVLARKLGIRTIQLAGYDVYYEQGDEQSKKRFIEGIKNATLLAQKYSVMLAFETMDTLFMSTISRALYYVNKIDSPFLNIYPDLGNLFQFTKEYENEIMLGAKKIVAFHFKETLPGVFRNLWWGEGNVDFVSMLKVIKKANLKVPFLLEMWSKNQPNETMEQNKKLLKDSLDFFNKKWKEACSCE, from the coding sequence ATGAAATTAGAAAATACTGACCTTAATAAGCCTCTTGTAGGAATTTACGAAAAGGCCCTTAACAATAAATTTTCTTTTGAAGAAAAAATCATAATTGCAAAAGAAGCTGGATTTGATTTTATCGAATTTAGCGTTGATGAAAGTGACGAAAAACTTGCTCGGCTTGATTGAGATGAAAAAACAATTGCCCAAATTCGCGCTCTTCTTACAAAACATGATTTTTCATTTAACTCAATGACTCTAAGTGCTCATCGACGTTTTCCTTTTGGTTCAAAAGATGAGCAAAACGTAAAACGAGCCAATGAAATTATGTTAAAAGCTATTGTTCTAGCTAGAAAATTGGGAATAAGAACTATTCAACTAGCTGGCTATGATGTTTATTATGAACAAGGTGATGAGCAAAGTAAAAAAAGATTTATTGAAGGAATCAAAAATGCGACTTTACTTGCTCAAAAATACTCAGTTATGCTTGCTTTTGAAACAATGGATACTTTGTTTATGTCAACTATTTCAAGAGCCCTTTATTATGTTAATAAAATAGACTCACCATTTTTGAATATCTACCCTGATCTAGGAAATTTATTTCAGTTTACTAAAGAATATGAAAATGAAATTATGCTTGGGGCAAAAAAAATAGTAGCCTTTCACTTTAAAGAAACTCTTCCTGGAGTTTTTAGAAACCTTTGATGAGGTGAGGGAAATGTTGATTTTGTATCAATGCTTAAAGTTATTAAAAAAGCAAATTTAAAAGTTCCTTTTTTATTAGAAATGTGATCTAAAAACCAACCAAATGAAACAATGGAGCAAAATAAAAAACTATTAAAAGATTCACTAGATTTTTTTAATAAAAAATGAAAAGAGGCTTGTAGTTGTGAATAA
- the pfkA gene encoding 6-phosphofructokinase produces MIKKIAILTSGGDSPGMNNAIRAIIKTARLYDIETYLVYEGFLGLYNGWIKPSEGIDEDSYINKGGTFIFSARFVEFAQEKYRQVAKENLLKLGIEALVVIGGDGSYKGAQKLHEMGIKTIALPGTIDNDITSSDFTIGYDTALNTIVEAVDKIRDTASSHKRCIMVEVMGHGASDLALYSGMATGSEIIVSNDYKLSVEEMAKIVKKQFEKPNKRSVIITVSEFVFKDLQQVAKQIEELTNITTKAVVLAHIQRGGYPSARERINATILGKHAVLRLKQGQSGIALGLIKNQVAATPILEALAMPQTRKDLLERRTKSYNDINQA; encoded by the coding sequence ATGATTAAAAAAATAGCAATTTTAACCTCAGGAGGAGACTCTCCTGGAATGAACAATGCCATCAGGGCAATTATTAAAACCGCAAGATTATATGACATTGAAACATATCTTGTTTATGAAGGTTTTTTAGGTTTATATAATGGGTGAATAAAACCCTCAGAAGGAATTGATGAAGATTCTTACATAAACAAGGGTGGAACATTTATCTTCTCAGCTAGATTTGTTGAATTTGCTCAAGAAAAATATCGTCAAGTAGCTAAAGAAAATCTTTTAAAATTAGGCATTGAAGCTCTTGTTGTAATTGGAGGAGATGGTTCATATAAAGGAGCTCAAAAACTTCATGAAATGGGCATTAAAACAATTGCTCTTCCAGGAACAATAGACAATGACATAACCTCAAGTGATTTTACAATTGGCTACGATACAGCTTTAAATACTATAGTTGAAGCTGTTGATAAAATTAGGGACACAGCCTCAAGTCATAAAAGATGTATTATGGTTGAAGTAATGGGCCATGGAGCAAGTGATTTAGCTCTTTATTCAGGAATGGCAACAGGAAGTGAAATCATTGTTTCAAATGACTATAAACTTAGCGTTGAAGAAATGGCTAAAATTGTTAAAAAACAATTTGAAAAACCTAATAAAAGAAGTGTGATTATAACAGTAAGTGAGTTTGTTTTTAAAGATCTTCAACAAGTTGCAAAGCAAATTGAAGAGCTTACAAACATAACAACTAAAGCTGTTGTTTTAGCTCACATCCAAAGAGGAGGATATCCCTCAGCTAGAGAAAGAATTAACGCTACTATTTTAGGAAAACATGCAGTGCTTCGTCTTAAACAAGGTCAATCAGGAATAGCTCTTGGTCTAATTAAAAATCAAGTAGCTGCTACTCCGATTTTAGAAGCTCTTGCTATGCCTCAAACTAGAAAAGATTTATTGGAAAGAAGAACCAAAAGTTACAACGATATAAATCAAGCTTAA
- a CDS encoding PTS ascorbate transporter subunit IIC has protein sequence MTQKLNKSKKIGFWVGVGIFVLINLIIIAITLGIRMSKEKPDTYGAASLFLLKNVYLDNFFGQPALLLGFLTLIGYLILGRGARDSIVGSLKTIIGVLLLNIGSGVLVSMARPVFNAISQIAGSSAKSSAQIVPLDPYFGLSSSQNFLQNFVVGNNYVTWVSYVFMIAFAINIILILLKRWTNVHSLMVTGHIMYQQSAIIVVVVYALLFRDVPLLSNNGGVSVGTQVGVVLISSLLLGAYWGVGSTATIKATDKVTQNAGFAVGHQQMLAISLSYKIGKYFGKEEETAENRKLPKYLSIFEDNIFTQTVLISILFIILILVIVFAGPAAGVTVVKNNTFQSIPNANPVINIDFKQWNVFSQAHYGVNIVFGSLKIVAGLVALMTGVRMFVTELQQAFQGVSEKIIPNSVVAVDVAATYGFSVNSVTYGFLAGTIAQFIGVGLVIGLSQIPGLPIFIPIPLFITLFFNSGSLGVFANASGGYKAAIIVPAIVGFLEIIVIAFGTAALSNAFAATNTQGINPVSIGYNGMADWNLFYGLLYILGGYNVYAGYIFAISFIFGLLFFGQIVDSGRQSQKTFFQKLLKLNPELIQQNS, from the coding sequence ATGACCCAAAAACTTAACAAATCCAAGAAAATAGGTTTTTGAGTTGGTGTTGGAATATTTGTATTAATTAACTTAATTATTATTGCCATTACCTTGGGTATTAGGATGTCCAAAGAAAAACCTGACACCTATGGCGCCGCATCACTTTTCTTACTAAAAAATGTTTATCTAGATAACTTTTTTGGTCAACCAGCTCTATTACTTGGATTTTTGACTTTAATCGGTTATTTAATATTGGGTAGAGGAGCAAGAGACTCGATCGTCGGATCATTAAAAACTATTATTGGAGTTTTACTTTTAAATATTGGTTCAGGTGTTCTAGTATCTATGGCTCGTCCAGTTTTTAATGCTATTTCACAAATAGCTGGATCAAGTGCTAAATCAAGTGCCCAAATTGTTCCACTTGATCCTTACTTTGGACTATCAAGTTCACAAAATTTTTTACAAAATTTTGTAGTTGGAAATAACTATGTTACTTGAGTTTCATATGTATTTATGATTGCTTTTGCAATCAACATAATCTTGATCTTATTAAAAAGATGAACTAATGTTCACTCACTAATGGTAACAGGTCACATTATGTACCAACAATCAGCAATTATCGTTGTTGTTGTTTATGCACTTTTATTTAGAGATGTGCCACTTCTAAGTAATAATGGAGGAGTTAGTGTTGGAACTCAAGTTGGAGTTGTTTTAATCTCTTCTTTACTTCTTGGAGCTTACTGAGGAGTAGGATCAACTGCTACCATTAAAGCAACAGACAAAGTTACTCAAAACGCTGGTTTTGCAGTTGGTCACCAACAAATGCTAGCTATTTCTCTTTCATACAAAATTGGAAAATATTTTGGTAAAGAAGAAGAAACAGCTGAAAATAGAAAACTTCCAAAATACTTGAGTATTTTTGAAGATAACATTTTCACTCAAACAGTACTAATTTCTATTTTATTTATTATCTTAATTTTAGTAATTGTCTTTGCAGGACCTGCAGCTGGAGTAACAGTTGTTAAAAACAATACTTTCCAAAGTATTCCTAATGCAAATCCTGTTATTAACATTGACTTTAAACAGTGAAATGTTTTTTCACAAGCTCACTATGGAGTTAACATTGTTTTTGGTTCTCTAAAAATTGTAGCTGGTTTAGTTGCACTTATGACTGGTGTTAGAATGTTTGTTACTGAATTGCAACAAGCCTTTCAAGGGGTAAGTGAAAAAATTATTCCTAACTCAGTTGTAGCAGTGGATGTAGCTGCAACTTATGGATTTTCAGTAAACTCAGTTACTTACGGATTTTTAGCAGGAACAATAGCTCAATTTATTGGAGTAGGTCTTGTTATTGGACTAAGTCAAATACCTGGATTACCTATTTTTATTCCTATTCCACTATTTATAACTCTATTTTTCAACTCAGGGTCACTAGGAGTTTTTGCAAATGCCTCAGGAGGATATAAAGCAGCAATTATTGTTCCTGCCATTGTTGGTTTTCTAGAAATTATTGTTATTGCCTTTGGAACAGCTGCTCTAAGTAATGCCTTTGCAGCTACAAACACTCAAGGTATAAACCCAGTTTCAATAGGATACAACGGAATGGCTGACTGAAACCTATTTTATGGACTTCTATACATTCTAGGTGGATACAACGTTTATGCAGGATACATCTTTGCAATAAGCTTTATTTTTGGACTATTATTCTTTGGTCAAATAGTTGACTCAGGAAGACAAAGTCAAAAAACATTTTTCCAAAAACTTCTAAAACTTAATCCAGAATTAATACAACAAAATAGTTAA
- a CDS encoding PTS sugar transporter subunit IIB: MSQQLKIIAACGNGMGTSMIIKLKVEKIAKKLGLNAKVEALSMGQAKGMTSQADIIISSIHLMNEFATNQKAKIVGVVNLMSEDEIENALRKALNP, from the coding sequence ATGTCTCAACAATTAAAAATTATTGCAGCTTGTGGAAATGGTATGGGCACAAGCATGATCATCAAATTAAAAGTAGAAAAAATTGCTAAAAAACTTGGCTTAAATGCTAAAGTTGAAGCTTTAAGTATGGGACAAGCAAAAGGGATGACTTCTCAAGCTGATATTATTATTAGCTCAATTCATCTTATGAATGAATTTGCTACTAATCAAAAAGCAAAAATTGTTGGGGTTGTAAATTTAATGAGCGAAGATGAAATTGAAAATGCCCTAAGAAAGGCTTTGAATCCTTAA
- a CDS encoding L-ribulose-5-phosphate 4-epimerase — MNKKYDLDEIEKLKQSVYDANMLLHKYKLAIHTWGNVSGITKDRRFMVIKPSGLSYEAMKASDMVIVDLDNNVIDSELNPSSDTPTHTLLYKASYQIQAIVHTHSPNAVAFAQAGKDIPCYGTTHADNFYGSVPCTRDLSVEEINGEYEHNTGLVIIENFKNNNRDFKATSAVLVKEHGPFVWSTKNPIDAVNLALTLEEIAKMAIKTIIINPNALHAKQELQDKHYLRKHGKNAYYGQRPKK; from the coding sequence GTGAATAAAAAATATGACTTAGATGAAATTGAAAAATTAAAGCAAAGTGTCTATGATGCAAACATGCTTTTGCACAAATATAAATTAGCCATTCACACTTGAGGAAATGTCTCAGGAATTACCAAAGACCGCCGCTTTATGGTAATCAAGCCTTCAGGGCTTTCATATGAAGCCATGAAGGCTAGTGACATGGTTATTGTTGATTTAGACAACAATGTTATTGATAGTGAGCTTAATCCTTCTTCAGATACTCCAACTCACACTCTTTTGTATAAAGCAAGCTATCAAATTCAAGCAATAGTACACACTCATTCACCTAATGCAGTAGCTTTTGCTCAAGCCGGAAAAGATATTCCTTGCTATGGAACCACTCATGCAGATAATTTCTATGGATCAGTTCCTTGTACTAGAGATTTAAGTGTTGAAGAAATTAATGGAGAATATGAACACAACACAGGGCTTGTAATAATTGAAAACTTTAAAAATAACAATCGCGATTTTAAAGCTACAAGTGCAGTTTTAGTCAAAGAACATGGTCCTTTTGTTTGATCAACAAAAAATCCAATTGATGCAGTTAATTTAGCCCTTACTCTAGAGGAAATTGCTAAAATGGCAATCAAAACAATTATTATTAATCCTAATGCTTTACATGCAAAACAAGAGCTTCAAGACAAGCACTATCTACGTAAACACGGTAAAAATGCCTACTATGGCCAAAGACCAAAAAAATAG
- a CDS encoding phospho-furanose lactonase, with amino-acid sequence MKNFARTVLGDIDPKQLGVVDCHDHLIKNYGPEAHEHPDFIMLSPKAAILEMEEFVEKGGKTVVTMDPPNVGRDVIKMLDIADELKGKANIIMATGFHKAAFYDKGSSWLALAPIEEITKMIVAEIEEGMDIYNYSGPVVKRSKAKAGIIKSATGYAAIDRLELKSLEIAARSSIETGAPILVHTQLGTMAYEAAQHLIDFGVNPRKIQLSHLNKNPDPYYYEKIIRELGVTLCFDGPDRVKYYTDSTLALNIKHLVDKGYQKHITLSLDAGRILYQRHYGIEKGKQTFGLGYLFDRFIPLMKEVGISQDAIDDILINNPREILTFDKPGKFDLSKVNPRVLKLKEILKVV; translated from the coding sequence TTGAAAAATTTTGCAAGAACAGTATTAGGGGACATCGACCCGAAACAACTGGGGGTTGTTGATTGTCATGATCACTTAATTAAAAACTATGGTCCAGAAGCTCATGAACATCCAGATTTTATTATGCTCTCACCAAAAGCAGCAATTTTAGAAATGGAGGAATTTGTTGAAAAAGGGGGTAAAACTGTTGTAACAATGGATCCACCTAATGTGGGTAGAGATGTTATAAAAATGTTAGACATAGCTGATGAACTTAAAGGTAAAGCCAACATCATAATGGCTACTGGTTTTCATAAAGCAGCTTTTTATGATAAAGGATCTTCATGATTAGCACTTGCTCCAATTGAGGAAATTACAAAAATGATTGTAGCCGAAATTGAAGAAGGAATGGACATTTATAATTATAGTGGACCTGTTGTTAAAAGATCAAAAGCTAAAGCAGGGATTATTAAATCAGCAACTGGTTATGCTGCAATTGATCGTTTAGAATTAAAATCACTTGAAATTGCAGCACGTTCAAGCATTGAAACAGGAGCGCCAATTTTAGTCCATACCCAGTTAGGAACCATGGCCTATGAAGCTGCTCAACATTTAATTGATTTTGGAGTTAATCCAAGAAAAATTCAGCTTTCACATTTAAATAAAAATCCTGATCCTTACTACTATGAAAAAATTATTAGAGAACTAGGAGTTACTCTATGTTTTGACGGCCCAGATAGAGTTAAATACTACACAGACTCTACACTAGCTTTAAATATTAAACACTTAGTAGATAAGGGTTATCAAAAACATATCACTCTTTCATTAGATGCTGGAAGAATTTTATATCAAAGACACTATGGAATTGAAAAAGGTAAACAAACTTTTGGTTTAGGTTATCTTTTTGATAGATTTATCCCTTTAATGAAAGAGGTTGGTATTTCTCAAGATGCAATTGATGATATCTTGATTAATAACCCTAGAGAAATTTTAACTTTTGATAAACCAGGAAAATTTGATTTATCAAAAGTTAATCCTAGAGTTTTAAAACTAAAAGAAATTTTAAAAGTTGTTTAA